From Humisphaera borealis, the proteins below share one genomic window:
- a CDS encoding formylglycine-generating enzyme family protein — protein sequence MSEKIVSAVGLLLAGLLFGVGCAPAQPPNTAPAQHRVTAPIVNSIGMTLVPIQPGTFNMGTPPTDADDETQHQVTLTRGFMMGATEVTQTQWQAVMGNNPSCFKGDDLPVEQVSWDDAVAFCTKLSQKEGKKYRLPTEAEWEYACRAGKSGSYAGTGRLDDMGWYRDNSGDKTHPVGQKTQNDWGLHDMHGNVHEWCNDWYGDYPANPVTDPQGPVGGRSRVLRGGSWGISFLGCRSGSRTGYAPGGRVDFIGFRLLLELE from the coding sequence ATGTCCGAGAAGATCGTTTCCGCCGTCGGCTTGCTTTTGGCTGGCCTCCTGTTCGGCGTCGGCTGTGCGCCGGCGCAGCCTCCGAACACCGCACCAGCGCAACACCGAGTGACGGCACCCATCGTTAATTCTATCGGCATGACGCTGGTTCCCATCCAGCCCGGCACGTTCAACATGGGTACGCCACCGACCGACGCCGACGACGAAACGCAGCACCAGGTGACGCTGACCAGGGGGTTTATGATGGGAGCGACGGAAGTGACGCAGACGCAGTGGCAGGCGGTGATGGGGAACAATCCAAGCTGCTTCAAGGGGGACGACCTCCCGGTCGAGCAAGTCAGTTGGGATGACGCCGTGGCGTTTTGCACGAAGCTGAGCCAAAAGGAGGGGAAGAAGTACCGGTTGCCGACGGAAGCCGAGTGGGAATATGCCTGCAGGGCGGGGAAGTCTGGGTCGTACGCCGGCACTGGGCGGTTGGATGACATGGGATGGTACCGGGACAACTCGGGCGACAAGACGCATCCGGTAGGCCAGAAGACACAAAATGATTGGGGCTTGCACGACATGCACGGCAACGTACATGAGTGGTGCAACGACTGGTACGGGGACTATCCGGCGAACCCCGTGACGGACCCGCAAGGACCTGTAGGCGGTAGGTCCCGCGTTCTCCGGGGCGGGTCGTGGGGCATCAGTTTTCTGGGCTGCCGCTCCGGCAGCCGCACCGGGTACGCTCCCGGCGGCCGGGTCGACTTCATCGGGTTTCGGTTGCTCCTGGAGCTTGAGTGA
- a CDS encoding alpha/beta hydrolase, giving the protein MPLPPTLANVPYGTDTKQVLDFWKADSKQPTPWVFFIHGGAWKSNDKDRVTGVREYLAAGISVVSINYRFVQEAQAAGVNPPVQWPLHDAARALQFVRTKASDWNLDKSRVGASGGSAGACSSLWLAFHDEMADPLSKDPIARESTRLFCAGVVGAQTSLDPVQVKEWTPNSIYGGHAFGFNGDKAKKVSAFQQFLEHRNEILPSIRKYSPIEWVTADDPPVHLYYTDVPAIGQKKRDPTHTSNFGMKLQEKMRSVNVECQLMYPGAAPQKYPDPIQFLIGQLKSGKAAAAD; this is encoded by the coding sequence ATGCCGCTCCCACCGACGCTCGCCAATGTGCCTTACGGCACCGATACCAAGCAGGTCCTCGACTTCTGGAAGGCCGACTCAAAGCAACCGACGCCGTGGGTTTTCTTCATTCACGGAGGTGCGTGGAAGAGCAACGACAAAGATCGGGTGACCGGTGTTCGCGAGTATCTCGCGGCCGGGATTTCGGTCGTCTCGATCAATTACCGGTTCGTACAGGAAGCCCAGGCAGCCGGCGTCAACCCGCCCGTTCAGTGGCCGCTTCACGATGCCGCCCGTGCCTTGCAGTTCGTCCGAACCAAGGCGAGCGACTGGAATCTCGACAAGAGTCGCGTGGGCGCGTCCGGCGGATCCGCCGGCGCGTGCTCCAGCCTCTGGCTCGCGTTCCACGATGAAATGGCGGACCCCCTAAGCAAAGACCCGATCGCCCGCGAGTCGACTCGTCTCTTTTGCGCCGGCGTCGTGGGCGCGCAAACTTCGCTCGATCCCGTGCAGGTGAAAGAATGGACCCCCAACAGCATCTACGGCGGACACGCCTTCGGCTTCAACGGTGACAAGGCGAAGAAAGTGTCGGCATTCCAGCAGTTCCTTGAACACCGAAATGAGATTCTGCCGTCGATCCGGAAATACTCCCCCATCGAGTGGGTCACCGCCGACGACCCGCCCGTTCATTTGTACTACACCGATGTCCCGGCGATCGGGCAAAAGAAGAGAGACCCCACCCACACCAGCAATTTCGGGATGAAACTGCAGGAAAAGATGCGTAGCGTCAACGTCGAATGTCAACTGATGTACCCTGGTGCCGCTCCACAGAAATACCCCGATCCGATCCAGTTCCTGATCGGCCAACTCAAATCCGGCAAGGCAGCCGCGGCTGACTAA
- a CDS encoding RNA polymerase sigma factor, protein MNNANSNLNPGDEPYKQWFLDSVYEPNWESITMYLMFMLRDDHAVKEVFQETFLAAWTQFARVKPERKLSDYLRGICRNKVKDWLKKKKRNRNDTSLDSGAGEDSSGLDQSLANTSAGPLELAEKHELIALVKDLLRPEIPLLEAVPGPLSQRTRDTLVAYMRADFNKDKAAKLLGKPETTFKDWFLKAEEELRAVGVGFANYVFGSESKVLPGPRSADPSLRSENRGKKTTCESLGEEIIGKEGDHE, encoded by the coding sequence ATGAACAACGCGAACAGCAATCTTAACCCAGGGGACGAGCCCTACAAGCAGTGGTTCCTTGACAGTGTCTACGAGCCGAACTGGGAGTCGATCACGATGTATCTCATGTTTATGTTACGGGACGATCACGCCGTTAAGGAAGTGTTCCAAGAAACCTTCTTGGCCGCATGGACGCAGTTCGCCAGGGTGAAGCCTGAACGCAAGCTTTCGGACTACCTGAGGGGCATCTGCCGCAATAAGGTGAAAGACTGGCTCAAAAAGAAGAAAAGGAATCGCAACGACACATCGCTCGACTCCGGCGCGGGCGAAGACAGCAGCGGGCTCGACCAATCGTTGGCCAATACTTCCGCTGGTCCACTCGAATTGGCCGAGAAGCACGAATTAATCGCTTTGGTTAAGGATCTACTTCGCCCGGAAATACCGCTCCTCGAGGCCGTCCCAGGTCCCCTGTCGCAAAGAACGCGCGATACGCTTGTGGCCTACATGCGGGCGGATTTTAATAAAGACAAGGCGGCAAAGTTGCTCGGCAAGCCAGAGACCACCTTTAAAGACTGGTTCCTCAAGGCTGAAGAGGAGCTCAGGGCTGTCGGTGTTGGATTCGCGAATTATGTTTTTGGTTCGGAATCCAAGGTACTTCCAGGGCCTCGGTCGGCCGATCCGTCTTTGCGGTCTGAAAACCGCGGCAAGAAAACTACATGCGAAAGCCTTGGCGAGGAAATTATTGGCAAGGAGGGCGACCATGAGTGA
- a CDS encoding cysteine desulfurase family protein — protein MTSSFIYLNHAAATPILPRAAAVAADVAGRLYGNPSSTTDFAGRAAGEVAAHARRCCADSLGRRPSEIYFTSGATEANNWVIKGTLWRAARSARRHLITQATEHASVLESAHSLRGDGFDVTILPVNSVGMVDPADVARALRERPDTALVSVMWVNNETGTVQPVAEVAEACRVAGVPFHADATQAYGRVPIGLGPGPAPDLITLSAHKAGGPRGAGLLWVRAGAPGGVPAPLLHGGGQERGARAGTLNLAAIAGMAAAMVDVGRDFEQATARLASLRDRLETRLVEALGAVVVGNRTQRAPHISSLRVPGVPALELLKAAPRVGAAAGAACHAAGIDPSHVLVAMGHGEQSFEVIRLSIGPQTTDAEVDEAAELLLQVVRSLRSVKGLRTPTQP, from the coding sequence ATGACGAGTTCCTTCATCTACCTGAACCACGCGGCCGCCACCCCGATCCTCCCCCGGGCAGCCGCGGTCGCAGCCGACGTAGCGGGGCGGCTGTACGGCAACCCCTCAAGCACGACCGATTTCGCTGGCCGCGCCGCGGGCGAAGTTGCCGCACACGCACGGCGATGCTGTGCTGACTCCCTGGGCCGTCGTCCCTCGGAGATATACTTTACGTCCGGCGCGACCGAGGCAAATAACTGGGTGATCAAAGGGACGCTTTGGCGAGCCGCCCGCAGCGCCCGTCGGCACCTGATCACCCAGGCGACCGAACACGCCTCAGTGTTAGAGTCGGCTCACAGCCTGCGGGGAGACGGATTCGACGTGACGATCCTGCCGGTGAACTCGGTAGGCATGGTCGACCCGGCCGACGTCGCGCGTGCCCTTCGCGAACGGCCGGACACTGCCTTGGTGTCGGTCATGTGGGTCAACAACGAGACCGGGACGGTGCAGCCAGTCGCTGAGGTGGCGGAGGCGTGTCGCGTCGCCGGGGTACCGTTCCATGCCGACGCGACGCAGGCGTACGGTCGCGTGCCGATCGGCCTCGGACCCGGTCCGGCTCCGGACCTAATAACTCTGTCGGCGCACAAGGCGGGCGGGCCGCGAGGGGCAGGGCTGTTGTGGGTCCGCGCTGGGGCACCCGGCGGAGTCCCTGCCCCGCTGCTTCACGGGGGCGGGCAGGAGCGCGGTGCGCGGGCCGGAACCCTCAACCTCGCGGCCATCGCCGGCATGGCCGCCGCAATGGTCGATGTCGGACGCGACTTCGAACAGGCCACAGCCCGCCTGGCGTCACTGCGTGATCGGCTTGAGACGCGGCTGGTCGAGGCGTTGGGCGCGGTGGTCGTCGGCAACCGCACACAGCGAGCGCCGCACATTAGTAGCCTGCGGGTCCCCGGGGTGCCGGCCTTAGAACTGCTGAAGGCCGCCCCACGTGTGGGTGCGGCCGCCGGCGCGGCTTGTCACGCCGCCGGCATCGACCCCTCCCACGTCCTCGTCGCCATGGGTCACGGCGAGCAATCGTTCGAAGTGATCCGGCTGAGCATAGGCCCGCAGACGACGGATGCCGAGGTCGACGAGGCGGCGGAATTGCTCTTGCAGGTAGTGCGCTCCCTTCGCTCCGTCAAGGGGCTGCGAACTCCGACGCAGCCGTAG
- a CDS encoding ISL3 family transposase yields the protein MSIEELTALLGGWKGYTLGTVGRVEPGQHGPTLPEVHLELHPVRDHPRVCSGCGKTCRSIHDTAERWVDDLPIFDAMTRLLVHRVRVACPDCGPKVEKLDWLEPYARVTTRMARSVAQLCRVLPIKHVADYFGLNWKTVKKIDKAWLTRTLGPVDLDGVTKLAMDEFAIQKGHRYATVVIDPNCKRVLWVGRGRSREEVRPFFELLGPERCKRIVAVAMDMNAAYDLEVREHCPNAEVVYDLFHVVAKYGREVVDRVRVDEANKVKDDKPARKVIKGSRWLLLRNADNIEKEQDRIRLAELLKANRKLAAVYVLKDDLKELWFYRHVGYAKQFWDEWYGRAIRSRIDPLKRFAGKLKGYLPGILSHCRFPLNTSVLEGINNKIKVIKRMAYGYRDDAYFFLKIRQAFPGVGR from the coding sequence TTGTCGATCGAAGAACTTACCGCCCTCCTCGGCGGCTGGAAAGGCTATACGCTCGGGACCGTCGGACGCGTCGAACCCGGCCAGCACGGACCGACCCTTCCGGAAGTTCACCTGGAACTCCATCCCGTCCGCGACCACCCCCGCGTCTGCTCCGGCTGCGGCAAGACCTGTCGCTCGATTCATGATACCGCTGAACGCTGGGTCGACGATCTGCCGATTTTCGACGCCATGACCCGGCTGCTGGTGCATCGCGTTCGCGTCGCCTGTCCGGACTGCGGGCCGAAGGTCGAGAAGCTCGACTGGCTGGAGCCCTACGCCCGCGTGACCACCCGCATGGCCCGCAGCGTCGCGCAGCTCTGCCGGGTGCTGCCGATCAAGCATGTCGCCGACTACTTCGGGCTGAACTGGAAGACGGTCAAGAAGATCGACAAGGCCTGGCTCACGCGTACGCTCGGACCGGTCGACCTCGACGGCGTGACGAAGCTGGCGATGGACGAGTTCGCGATCCAGAAGGGTCATCGCTATGCGACGGTCGTGATCGATCCGAACTGCAAACGCGTGCTTTGGGTGGGCCGCGGCCGCAGCCGGGAGGAGGTCCGGCCGTTCTTCGAACTGCTCGGCCCCGAGCGTTGCAAACGGATCGTGGCGGTGGCGATGGACATGAACGCCGCGTACGACCTGGAGGTGCGGGAACACTGTCCCAACGCCGAGGTGGTGTACGACCTGTTCCACGTCGTCGCCAAGTACGGGCGTGAGGTGGTGGACCGGGTCCGCGTGGACGAGGCGAACAAGGTGAAAGACGACAAGCCGGCGCGGAAGGTGATTAAGGGCTCACGCTGGCTGCTGCTGCGAAACGCCGACAACATCGAGAAGGAGCAGGACCGGATCCGGCTGGCGGAACTGCTCAAGGCCAACCGCAAGCTGGCGGCGGTCTATGTGCTGAAGGACGACCTGAAAGAGCTGTGGTTCTACCGGCACGTGGGCTACGCGAAGCAGTTCTGGGATGAGTGGTACGGCAGAGCGATCCGCAGCCGGATCGATCCGCTGAAGCGGTTCGCCGGGAAGCTCAAGGGATACTTGCCGGGGATCCTGAGTCACTGCCGATTCCCGTTGAACACTAGCGTGCTGGAGGGGATCAACAACAAGATCAAGGTGATCAAGCGGATGGCCTACGGGTATCGTGACGACGCCTATTTCTTCCTCAAGATCCGCCAGGCGTTCCCCGGAGTTGGGAGATGA
- a CDS encoding DUF4339 domain-containing protein, with the protein MLTFFIAVGTERRGPYTLSELAGQPLTARTPVWHRGLTGWTRAAEVPEIRSLLGNRSVEHPVPTPAANAAISGKQPARRVAKAVSSLLAGVTAIIVGLSMAAPVIRNFPKWMQEFDRPPREKVRNSSAPTSKSATPSKSTTIVPRADVDERLYLLYDVRYAYQFMATDASDPAAFATALGRQRHDANRRLEYVRAKKLDAELVTLYVDLVATIDAMNDVYIAAGRLSRDAVAQAEAIAQRADIEGGETLASAGSAAGPSGGLSLLAGGFELAKRQADSDQATEQAKKAAREAMDDLVRAADQKFSTYLARAEASANELGRRHGWSAAETGMVSLSTDMEQFHSAIAMGDADGVVAWMAAARKNRPRDPIPTVLACIIGSQDPNGTASNLAEFADVCYSTATLVPAGAAYDEDRATIVLIAAQLMKDAAVTEAVAGGSWVDGGSAHAITAVRWFGVAREYADLSSSVDQDGEFRLARAVALTVAGRPTEGLQQANAIHAIRKDFDYAYVMTALLTKAGSYNESLKWFAYLLSVCPAEMITAYRTDPALAALKGARREACDDLLRVKFEWNVQWGTLNDDIVLTNRSAFPLTNVVFNPRIENAAKVYAPELRVDRIAPGQAHKWPNAVSVTGSRYDRANATLACDQGR; encoded by the coding sequence GTGCTTACATTTTTCATTGCGGTTGGAACCGAGCGACGCGGCCCATACACGCTTTCGGAACTGGCGGGCCAGCCGCTGACGGCTCGGACGCCGGTCTGGCACCGCGGGCTGACCGGATGGACCCGCGCCGCGGAGGTACCGGAGATTCGCTCCCTGCTCGGCAATCGGTCGGTGGAGCACCCGGTTCCAACACCGGCTGCCAATGCCGCAATCTCGGGGAAGCAACCGGCCAGACGCGTCGCTAAGGCGGTCAGCAGTTTATTGGCCGGCGTTACGGCGATCATTGTCGGACTCAGTATGGCCGCTCCCGTGATCCGGAATTTTCCGAAGTGGATGCAGGAGTTCGACCGGCCCCCCCGCGAGAAAGTCCGCAATAGCAGTGCGCCGACGTCCAAGAGTGCCACACCCTCGAAGTCCACGACCATCGTGCCGCGGGCTGATGTCGACGAACGACTCTATCTGCTCTATGACGTGCGGTATGCGTACCAGTTCATGGCGACAGACGCTTCCGATCCAGCGGCGTTCGCTACCGCGCTGGGGCGGCAGCGGCATGACGCCAACCGACGGCTGGAGTACGTGAGAGCGAAGAAACTGGACGCGGAGTTGGTCACGTTGTATGTCGACTTGGTTGCAACCATCGATGCGATGAACGACGTGTACATAGCGGCCGGTCGTCTGAGTCGCGACGCCGTTGCCCAGGCGGAGGCAATTGCCCAGCGAGCCGACATCGAAGGCGGGGAGACCCTGGCCTCTGCCGGTTCGGCCGCTGGTCCGTCCGGTGGCCTGAGTCTTCTGGCAGGCGGATTCGAACTGGCCAAGCGCCAGGCCGACAGCGATCAGGCGACCGAGCAGGCAAAGAAGGCGGCCAGAGAGGCCATGGACGACTTGGTCCGAGCGGCCGATCAGAAGTTCTCGACCTATCTGGCACGGGCAGAAGCAAGCGCAAACGAACTGGGCCGCCGGCATGGCTGGTCGGCAGCCGAAACCGGAATGGTCAGCTTGTCCACGGACATGGAACAGTTTCACTCGGCCATTGCCATGGGCGATGCGGACGGCGTCGTCGCTTGGATGGCCGCCGCTCGGAAAAACCGTCCGCGCGATCCGATACCGACTGTCCTGGCGTGCATCATTGGATCCCAGGATCCGAATGGGACCGCCTCGAATCTGGCGGAATTCGCTGACGTGTGCTACTCCACTGCAACCTTGGTTCCGGCCGGTGCAGCGTACGACGAAGACCGGGCAACGATCGTGCTCATCGCGGCACAATTGATGAAGGACGCGGCCGTGACAGAAGCCGTCGCCGGCGGGTCATGGGTTGACGGCGGCAGCGCTCACGCGATCACGGCCGTTCGCTGGTTTGGCGTTGCCCGCGAGTATGCGGACCTGTCGTCTTCCGTCGATCAGGACGGAGAGTTCCGCCTCGCCCGAGCTGTTGCCCTCACCGTGGCGGGAAGGCCCACCGAGGGACTGCAGCAGGCAAACGCTATCCACGCGATCCGCAAGGACTTCGACTACGCGTATGTGATGACGGCCCTGTTGACCAAGGCAGGGTCATACAACGAGTCGCTCAAGTGGTTCGCATATCTGCTTTCAGTCTGCCCGGCGGAAATGATCACCGCGTACCGGACCGATCCGGCTCTGGCGGCCCTGAAGGGCGCGCGCCGCGAAGCATGCGATGACCTATTGCGCGTGAAGTTCGAGTGGAACGTCCAGTGGGGTACGCTGAATGACGACATCGTATTGACCAACCGATCGGCCTTCCCGCTGACAAACGTCGTGTTCAATCCTCGAATTGAGAACGCAGCCAAAGTCTACGCTCCGGAATTGCGGGTTGATCGGATCGCGCCAGGCCAAGCGCACAAATGGCCGAACGCCGTGTCGGTGACGGGCAGCAGGTACGACCGCGCGAATGCGACGCTCGCCTGCGATCAGGGACGGTAA
- a CDS encoding DUF2158 domain-containing protein has protein sequence MEDIMESIKVGDVVPLRSGGIEMTVTEVRTSLDDPSVLLATCYWSKKTDGSVELDCATLPLAALMKLED, from the coding sequence ATGGAGGATATTATGGAGTCGATCAAAGTAGGGGATGTCGTACCACTTCGTTCGGGAGGCATCGAGATGACCGTTACGGAGGTTCGCACGTCGCTAGATGACCCAAGTGTTTTATTGGCAACTTGCTACTGGTCGAAAAAAACTGACGGCTCGGTAGAGTTGGACTGCGCAACTCTTCCGCTCGCGGCGCTGATGAAACTTGAGGATTAG
- a CDS encoding recombinase family protein gives MKRVSESELKPRNGHTLKVGIGCRISGCANQKEQSLKDQEDHGKEVIAELYEGPVEYDVIASKGKGEALDRPELTEVEKILRRRELDIFVWEDLGRLVRGAEAVRLLGVGVDHGTRTIAPNDCIDTAEETWESDALNACAAHVGNNAHTSKRIKNKLMNRFVKNGGVLPCEVYGYLKPPGAKTYHDLQKIPEATPIYQEMFRRLRATGNQEKVADWLNEQKVPVGKYSRGRKKWYGKSVARARRNPLLKGMPGRGFRHTEKDFESGRRKSVHNPKGPTFSRHEFPHLVHVDPVEFDSVNALLDAKNKVHLPTPGNAWRILRKK, from the coding sequence ATGAAAAGGGTTTCTGAGTCGGAGTTGAAGCCTCGGAACGGCCACACGCTGAAGGTCGGCATCGGGTGCCGCATCAGCGGGTGTGCTAACCAAAAGGAGCAAAGTCTTAAGGACCAGGAGGACCACGGCAAGGAGGTCATTGCCGAGTTGTACGAGGGGCCGGTTGAGTACGACGTCATCGCCAGCAAGGGGAAGGGCGAGGCGTTGGATCGACCGGAACTGACGGAGGTCGAGAAGATCCTGCGCCGGCGAGAACTGGATATCTTTGTGTGGGAAGATCTCGGTCGTCTTGTCAGGGGCGCCGAGGCCGTTCGCCTGCTCGGCGTCGGCGTCGACCACGGCACGCGGACGATCGCCCCAAACGACTGCATCGATACCGCCGAGGAGACATGGGAGTCCGATGCGTTAAATGCTTGCGCCGCACATGTTGGAAACAACGCGCACACGTCGAAGCGGATCAAGAACAAGCTGATGAATCGGTTTGTGAAGAACGGCGGCGTGCTGCCGTGTGAAGTGTATGGTTACCTCAAGCCGCCAGGCGCGAAGACTTACCACGACCTGCAAAAGATCCCCGAGGCGACGCCGATCTACCAAGAAATGTTTCGGCGGCTCCGCGCGACGGGGAATCAGGAGAAGGTTGCCGACTGGCTCAATGAGCAGAAGGTGCCCGTGGGGAAGTACAGCCGGGGGCGGAAGAAGTGGTATGGGAAGTCAGTCGCTCGCGCACGGCGGAACCCGCTCTTAAAGGGCATGCCAGGCCGTGGTTTTCGGCACACCGAGAAGGACTTTGAATCCGGCCGCCGGAAATCGGTCCATAATCCCAAGGGACCAACTTTCAGCCGACACGAGTTCCCTCATTTGGTGCACGTTGACCCGGTAGAGTTCGACAGCGTCAATGCGTTGCTGGACGCGAAAAACAAGGTTCATCTCCCAACTCCGGGGAACGCCTGGCGGATCTTGAGGAAGAAATAG
- a CDS encoding helix-turn-helix domain-containing protein has protein sequence MEPLAKVFGGRLRALRKASGMTQEELGRAAAIDYKHISGLERGANVPSFEAIERLAKALKVDYYELFLPARIDVGREEQVVRVLVRELERQASPGTLRFVATVLGAIRTHEADRKGAAIS, from the coding sequence ATGGAACCATTGGCGAAGGTGTTCGGCGGACGGCTGCGGGCGCTCCGCAAGGCTTCGGGCATGACCCAAGAGGAATTGGGTCGGGCCGCCGCAATTGATTACAAGCACATCAGCGGCTTGGAGCGAGGGGCGAATGTCCCGTCATTCGAGGCAATAGAGCGGTTGGCGAAGGCTCTCAAGGTAGACTACTACGAGTTGTTCCTTCCGGCTCGTATCGACGTTGGTCGGGAAGAGCAAGTTGTCCGGGTGCTTGTCCGCGAGCTAGAACGACAGGCTTCACCAGGAACTCTTCGGTTTGTGGCTACGGTTTTGGGTGCAATCAGAACACACGAAGCAGACCGAAAAGGCGCAGCGATCTCCTAG